The sequence below is a genomic window from Anomalospiza imberbis isolate Cuckoo-Finch-1a 21T00152 chromosome 17, ASM3175350v1, whole genome shotgun sequence.
CAGGCCCTGAGCCCACAAGGGCTCCAAAGCtgacagaaatgaaggaaatttgcaggcagagaaaaaagcaggaatgaaaggggAAATGTTCAGAGGGATGGGAAAGTGTGTTTGCTCTAGGCCTTGTGCAGAGTGAGCAATCCAAGAGAGACAAAGGAGAGGGGAtgcctgtgcagccctgctccagagaagccagtagcctggaggctctggcagGGCCTGGAGTTTGGGGGAATCGAGCTGAGGCATCCagctacagctcctcagcacagacacggcacctggaaggctccagctgtgcacgggatcagccatggcacagccggatggcactgccagccacagcatctttctcaagaaaaagctttcactggcacttggatggataaatctcctgctggttgtttttcccctctgccatcTCTGGGCACTTTTCCTCTGCAAGCCATCAGCGAGATCGCcgcaggtgaggcaggatggggcagtgagtgggagaggagaagctgtaccttgctcactttgctccagctgtttcagcagctcctgattgtGGGCTCTGAGATGGTCCCTCTGAGCCTGTGtcttcctcagctccagctccacgTCCTTACACTGTATGGCCAtggcctctgctctttcctcagagctctggagcctCACACGCAGCTCAGACACCTCAGCCTCCAGCACGTCCACAGAGTCCCTCAAAGCCCATTCGCCTGCTCGAGACTCCTCAAAcgtctgcagcagctgcttctttcGAGTTGTTTGGGAAGCCTCCATCTGCAGCACTGTGTcctgcagggcctggatctggaagatggatgcacagagcctcagggacagggctgctcctgaggctgcagagtgggccgcagggagagcagcaaagaagaaatgatTTCAGGCAAAAACCATGCCaaaccaaaaggcagaaaagcaaggatCCCAAAGGAGACCAATgtagagaaaagagggaaagggaggcaatgggcatccttgaggctgcagctctgaacagcagctgagatggctgcgctggaagtgccctgcccagcctgccataGCCACCTCTTTGTCCCCACATTGCTcagtgcccggcacaggcaccaactctgtctgggacaacactgctaactgagggacacagaggctccagaggagtctgctgctgctcccctcccagatttcctgctgggagccggGAGAGAACGGTGCAAAACTtgggcagcagacagcagatccagcctcggcctcagggtgcagcagcagccccgggcagaaGACGGCAGCTGtgcgtgctgctgggaggggaaagaggttggggcctccaaggcaaaggtgctgttgtgtgtccctggagaagaggatgcCACTGCACAGCTTACCTGGGTGTTGAGCTCCCGCAGTTGTCCAGCGCGGTGAGAAGAGAGTTGCTCTGCCTGCTGAAGAGCAGAGTGATACTGAGACACCTGATAGTTCAGCAGCAggttctgtttttccagagttCTGAGGCGCTGGTTCTTCTCCTCCAGAGACACTATCAGCCTAGAAGGGAAGCAAGCAACTCATTGCTACACGGTATCAGATTATATAAACTCTCAGGActtgcagcacctcagggaaaaACTCCTCTGTCTGATGAGGTCTGTCTAAACAACTTGGCTGTTTGTTCTCCCTGCAGTCAAAGCCCAGCATGTGCCTACTCTGCTTTTGGCCCTAAAAGAACAGGGAGTTCCTGCCTACATGCCCTACCTTCTTTTTGAGGTGGGAATGTGAATACAAACCTAACAAAGTCTTGCAATGAAGACgccctccaggcaccggggcacaTTTTATGAGGAACCATGCAACAGAGCCGCTCTTGTTGCTGGGCTGCCTCCGAGGGCAATCTGGCCTAGATCAGCAATCAGGGCCTTCAGATGGTTCTGCCCAGAAAAAGCATCAGAGGCCAGGCTGATCCACATCCCAGAGGCTTCAAATTACAGGACCCAAGGTGGAGCTGATGGATGTATCCAGCTCCTTACAATGCAGCTCGGGCAGTGTCAACACACCCACCTAAAAACACAATACCCCCAGAGGGAAAGAGCTACCCCcaaatcctttctctgcagaaaacctctgtttgaagtcttaaaataaagaaaatgaaagacaacatcCAGACAAGGAGAAGTGTCTGCACGGAGAGTTCAGAATCTGCCActtaggaaatgctgccagagcccctggcaggtgcAAAGAGGGCAAAGAGGGAATCCATTCACCACAATGCAGAGTCCCACAGGCTTTCATTTACCTGGCTTTTTCACTCTCTAGGACATCCACCGAAGCctgcaattctgaattttgctgagccacttcttcccagcgattcctttccctcttcaaGGACTCCACATGCACTTGCAGCTCcttgttcagattttctgcctcctccaggaTCTTCTGGACGTGTTCAACCTCCGACAGCTTCTGCCTggactcttcctgggcctccctcacctcttgctgggctctctggacagTTGTTTCCCGGGACTCTcgggaggctgccagctgagatgtcaactctcccacctccagtcaaagggaacaaagcagtcaggggctgcagccacagcttgtcactgtcagccacagcacaggctgagaggaaaggcaaaggacaactttccatttctccctgtcctgagagcaccagattcACACTGGATATGGACAACTTGTTTCAGTCTCTAAGTGGCCCACCACCAagggcacctgaaaaagcacctcccaaaccaaggctggcaaggagaggccagcaggaatccatgctgatggttgctggccaacagcccagaggactagcccagctgtccagagcagcagctgagattcagcagagcactgtgtgtcctacagagcagctgccatggagcccccagagcccgagacagccccagggatcaccccaccagctgctgctctgccatggaaaagcaagaaggcCACAGACCCCTCGCTGCATGGCTGCCgtgccagtgctgtttcactcacctgcttttgtagagcctccctctgctcaaggagcagattcatttcctctttgaggCCGTGTAGCTCTTCCTTGTGCCTCCTCTGCACTGCCTGGACTTCACTGCgagcttcctgcagctcagcttgcaGATTTGCCTTGATGGTCTGGCAACAAAATGCAGAGCAACTTCCTGGGACCTGCCCTCAGGCTCAGCTTGTTCCACGTGCTGCCTCAAAATCCcattccttcagctgcttcttttggcttctctagccagctctgcttccactgcaagccttccttcctggggctgagctctggagcttaccaggctctgtgctcccagggcctGAAGCAGCCCTTGCCTCCtcagtcccaggagctgccttttGTGCCCTtgtccctgcactgccctcTGTTGCCTGCCTACTCACACTTACCTGCCCCTTCTCTTGCAGCTCTTTCacctcctgcctgagctgctgtACCTGCTGATGGGCTCGGCTGAGCTCTCCCTGAGTCTGGAGCAGTGCCTCTGATAAAGcactcttctccttctgctcttccagcagcacctgcaccgaaggaaagagcagagggcttcacacttctcctgcagcatccatGTGGCAGAGGCAGACTGATGGGCTCACGTGCTCTCACAGCActcggctgctgctcccctgggccactgcctgccccggggccaacacagcttcccaggaagtgaCTTAAAACACAGCCCAGAAGACATCTCTGGGTTACTGTTCAGAAATACTCCAGGCAagtctttaaaaagatttttctcttgtcagTGTTGCTGCTGCACCCTCCCCGTTCCCACATAAGAAAAGAGCTACAAACTCACTTTGGCTGTGAACACCTACCAGTACACACCAAAAGGGGAGCGGAAAGAGAACAGCGAAGGTACCCTGAGGTACATCTTAGAACAACAGAGcacaagagcagcacaaagatcTCAGCTGATAGCTGATGTTTCTGCCTGGCTTCCTATGAGAGGGCTCATTGCTGGTCCCAAAGACAGCCCCGTTCAGCTTTCACCTCCCCCAGTTCAATGTAGAAGACATGGAGGGCATGCTCCACACAGCCCCATGTCCTGCcatctcccacagctccagccttgcaAAAAATCACACCAGTTCTCCTCTCTCAGTCATTACCTGTCGCTTGGCATTTTCAAATCTCCTTAGTTCTTCTTGTTGGGCCAGCAGGGTGGCATCTTTCTGCCTCATCTCAAACAGCACCTTcttgtgctcctgctctctctctgccttctctttttcccattgCTCCAGCGTCTCCTGCATCTCTGCACGGTGCCTTTCGCGCTCACTTgcctgaggaggggaggagaaatttGCAAGATGAAGTCCCAGGCAAGCTCCCTGCTGAAAAAGGTGAAGCTTCATCCCTCCCACAACCCCCAACCGGAAAAGACAACAGCACTCCAGAAACCGTGTCCTGTCATGGAATTCAAAAGGAGGCTCAGCAGGTGCAAGAATCACAGACTCGTGGAATCTCTTCTGTTGGCAAAGACCTTCCCAAGCGTTGAGTCCAAGTGCTCAGAAAAGGAGGTgtcaccttcccttccctgacacCCCAGTCACAAGGACTGAAGGACCAGGGACAAGGGGCCTGTTCCATTTGCTTCCAGCCCAAAGCTAATCCCTCTGTCCACCATGGAAGCACAGCAAGAAAGGAACCGAGTTCCCacgcctgcagccagcagcactgttgGCATCTGCTCCATGCCGGCAAGTGCTCCACGCTGGCATCTGCTCCGTGGCAGGTGGGACTCAGGGAcaatcctgccctgggctgccacGCTTTGGGTGGGCACTGCCCAACCTGCTCTGGAACTCCTCTTACGCCCTcactgaagctgtggctgcatttactgtcccagcaccatcctgggggctctcaggcacctccaagtccaagctgctgcctctgctgcccggCCCAGCAGCGGGAGGCCTTGGCAGAGGATTGCTGCCCTTTCACACCCTCAGGCTCTGCTTGTGCTAAACCAACCCACAGGGCTGGCTTGGACACTCCAGAAGTGTACTGTCCCCTAccaggtcttgcaggagcttctttatttccagttgCTGAGCAGTTCCCTGAAGCCTGAGGCTTtcgtgatgctgctgctctgcctgcaggagctgttgaGCTGTGTCTTCCCGTTCCTGCCTCCTGAGAGatctctctgcttccagctcaTCTTGGAGGCACTTCACTTCTCCTACAAACACGACCAACAGCAAGAGTCAGAGTCTTTACTGACTTTACTGACCTCAGGCCCTTTCAGTGCCACCAAGCCCCACCACTCCTCAGAAGCTCTGTGGACAGAGGCAGCTTTACAGGGTGCTTAGTTCTCTAGGCAGGGGCAGCACCACAAACAAAGCACACGAGGTTCTCACCTTCTATCACCTCCTTGGCCTGTGTGACTGTGAGCACTTGAGCCTCCAGATGGTTCCTGGTGGTCTCCAGCTGAGatatctgctgctgagcagcactcagcctggattccaggctctcctttgctgACCTATGAGTTGCACATACGGAGAGACATGAGTTGCTTGCTCCAGACACCCACAGCTGGGTATTCCAGGACAACGTGGCTCAAGATCCCCACACCTGAGTATGGGAAATGGGCCACGTGGAAACTCGCCCAGGCAAGGCATATTTGTGCCAtctcaacagcagagcagggccctctgagggactgcccaggccttccctgtggcctggcagagcacagagagccCAGCCCAACTTGGCCTCAACAGCCAAACCTTCAGTTGCTGATCCTGATCTATGACACTGGCTAGCTGTGTCCAAACAGGCTGGGGCGACGAGCAaaagcccagcctctgctcacagcccttctctcatcagcacttccaagcttctctgcagggggacacaacagactcttgtccttgctgactgctgactttttaatgctcttgatAATGGACATAAAGGTCCATCATCTTCCAGACACCCTGTATTTATGTGGCTTCAGAACTACTTTGCGTGACACAGTAAAATCTCATGGTCATCTCATAGCAGCACTTGTAAAAAATCAGGACGCCCTTTTGTCTGAACAACAACTACCTGAATGCAGAGACTGCAGTTTAAACTCTTGCAAGGTCATGGAGTAGACTTGCCACCTTTATTTTAGTGTTGCGGGGCAAGCAGGCAGTAGCCCGAGGCACTTGTCCTTCTTTACAGAGTGAGAGGGACCATCCAAAGGGAGGTTGGCAGGTTTGGCAGCTGGGTGCCCATCAACAATCAGCAAGAATCCCCAGAGGCTGTTGAGAATTCcaaagagctttccctgctgctctccagccagctctaggGCCTGTCCCACACTTCTCAAGAGTGTGCTTGGAAGCAGAAAGCCCTcaagattttcagcaggagcctctggctTCCCCCTGAATGGCAGTGTGCTACCCCCAACGTGCCAAGGTCGGAGCCTGGAATGCTGAAGACGAAGCTTCAGTTCTGAAGATCAGGATCATGTCAAGCTACTTGGTAAGGAATGAGGGACGTTCAATGCCCAGAAGAAGAaaccaaagccaagagaaacctgAGGTTTCACTCAGCATCTGCATGGTTTACCTACTACTCAGTTCAGGGCTGGGTGGATTGCTTTGGACTTCCCACAGGAGTGTGCTCGGCAGCACAAACAGGAGCCCAAGAGAGCTTTGCTGGCTTTAGGTGTCAGAAAAAGAACCTTCACATTGTggcatatttttgttcttgggaCTCTTCCATATTCTGTCCATGGAATGTAAATAGATCTGAAAAGcttctgctccctgcctttacctggtctcctccagctgcctggaaaggtcTTGTTGGAGCCACTCCATGGCTGCCAGTCGGCCCTCAAGGTCAGCcttctggcccagcagctcctgctctcggcacacctgggccagtgcgtgcccttggccagaggattccgggcccagctgctccagagagcagctcgatgaatcttgctcctgggaaacctggaaGTGGGACAAGGTACAGCTCGAGCCCTTCCTCGGGAggcctgtgcagagccagccagtggcacctcacaggcagccagaggacaaggagcacctgtgctctgggctcaaagtttcacagcatctgccctatgcagctctgatagccggggctgccaaaagcctctggcactgttaccttggaagtgctgtgtcaggccctgctggcttgcctgggaccagacagctccttcccaacaaacatccccactccaaactccgtgttgtcacccaaaaatactgcatcttcTACAACTGGCAATACCATTTACTCTAAGCACCAGGAGTGCAGCTGATTTTCAGCCATTGGTCCACTTTAGTCCATCACTCAGTTTagtccatccctctgctcacctgctccattACTTCCCACACCAAATCCAAATCCCCATGTGTTGCAtgggcacaggaaaagcagctccccatGCCCAGCTTTTGGCCTGGAGCAGATTGGAACAgtaagctccagagctggagcagtctTTCTGGGCGAGCCAGGAAACAATCTGGCAGTCAATGGtctctggctggagccaggcagacagacaaggctgcctgctgcagcctgggctgctttACCCAAGCAGGCCTGGACTGACAGGGATAGAGACCCACCTCCtcatgggaaacagcactggaataatTCAGGGACCCTGGAGTGGACTGAAGGTCAATGCCAGTGCCTTCCTGGATACCAGACTTTCCCATCAGGATGTACAAGTGTTTCATCAGAGTCCCTTTGgcaatttcacttttcttcagtgCAGCACTCAGTACTTGGGtgttctctctccatttcttcaaagaagcaGCCCCATGCTCCAACTCTTCCTGCTCGCCTTCTCTCTCCACTTCCCATTCTTGAGTATTTTCCTTATGATATCTTAACTCAGCTGCatgcatttcattcttctcttccacatctctcatgtgctgctggttcaattcctgtccatgctgccaaaacagggagaaaaagggtcaCTCATTCGCCCCCTCGGTTTGCTTTTCAGACCAGATCTggactcctgctgcaggggcaggcactggctgcccctctctctctgcccctcGGGATGCTGCAGACCTTTGCTGGTCTTCCCCCCTTGATACCgctccttccctcagcctgtcccagcttcctttctgcccttccccaagctcttgcagccccactccagtgctcctctggggaggagctgccagaactgcagccaggatttcaaGTCCATGCTAAGCAGGATTTAGGCAGTGCCACGAGGATGTGCTCTCcatcagggaggaagggaagagcaaacaccgccagcatttccttccctgggcttgggctgacagcagtggttttccagctctgctgtgtagagtttccatggctccatccccgagagccccactgccctctcttggagcagcaatggccagatccctctgtcatcctctgctgccactcaggACGAGTTCTCCCCTTGCAGGCACACGTCCTGGTGTGGATCAGCActtggctttcctctcttctctccccactggctgctctcagaTGGCCAAGGCCAAACACCTTTCTATTCACAGCAAACTTGGTCTTCTCACCCCTCCTTCCAGATCCAGATATTTAGGAATCTGGACATGGGTTTGGACACGAGGAATTCCCCAAAGCATGCAATGTCCATAGAGGCAGTGTGGACATTGAGGACTAAAGCTTCTAGGGCACAGAAGCCCAGCATGGAGGAAAATCAGCAGGCTCAGCATTAACTGGCTTTGACATGACTacaacatcttctcctccttattcagaagaacgcagttggagaagtttaacTGGAAAAAGGTGCTCCTTAGAACTATTAACTgaatgtgcaaacacagctagGAAATGGCCCTTTGTGGCATCTGCCAATCTCACCAGCACAtccatcctttccttctgcaggctctccaatttcctctgcagagatgccacctcctGACGAAgagtcacagcctcttcctgcctttcacaGGCCTCTTTCTCCAGGGCAGTTTCTCGAGAGGTGTGCTTGACTGCTGCCTCCCAcaaatctgcagcagggagggggaaggaacaggagaaaggagaaggggaaaagcaaagcaaaggcaaactgaTGTGCATCCTGCAGAGACAACAGCAGTGTCTTCTCTGCCTGGCTGAGTTTGTCAGGCCCTGAGCCCACAAGGGCTCCAAAGCtgacagaaatgaaggaaatttgcaggcagagaaaaaagcaggaatgaaaggggAAATGTTCAGAGGGATGGGAAAGTGTGTTTGCTCTAGGCCTTGTGCAGAGTGAGCAATCCAAGAGAGACAAAGGAGAGGGGAtgcctgtgcagccctgctccagagaagccagtagcctggaggctctggcagGGCCTGGAGTTTGGGGGAATCGAGCTGAGGCATCCagctacagctcctcagcacagacacggcacctggaaggctccagctgtgcacgggatcagccatggcacagccggatggcactgccagccacagcatctttctcaagaaaaagctttcactggcacttggatggataaatctcctgctggttgtttttcccctctgccatcTCTGGGCACTTTTCCTCTGCAAGCCATCAGCGAGATCGCcgcaggtgaggcaggatggggcagtgagtgggagaggagaagctgtaccttgctcactttgctccagctgtttcagcagctcctgattgtGGGCTCTGAGATGGTCCCTCTGAGCCTGTGtcttcctcagctccagctccacgTCCTTACACTGTATGGCCAtggcctctgctctttcctcagagctctggagcctcacacgcagctcagacacctcagtttccagcagctgcttctcttgagTTGCCTGGTGAGCTGTCTGCTCTATCTCTGCCAGCAGCTTGGCCTGGATCTGGAAGATGGATGCACAgagcctcagggacagggctgctcctgaggctgcagagtgggccgcagggagagcagcaaagaagaaatgatttcaggcaaaaaccatgccaaaaccaaaaggcagaaaagcaaggattccaaagGAGACCAATgtagagaaaagagggaaagggaggcaatgggcatccttgaggctgcagctctgaacagcagctgagatggctgcgctggaagtgccctgcccagcctgccatagccacctctgtgtccccacattgctcagtgcccggcacaggcaccaactctgtctgggacaacactgctaactgagggacacagaggctccagaggagtctgctgctgctcccctcccagatttcctgctgggagccggGAGAGAACGGTGCAAAACTtgggcagcagacagcagatccagcctcggcctcagggtgcagcagcagccccgggcagaaGACGGCAGCTGtgcgtgctgctgggaggggaaagaggttggggcctccaaggcaaaggtgctgttgtgtgtccctggagaagaggatgcCACTGCACAGCTTACCTGGGTGTTGAGCTCCTGCAGTTGTCCAGCGCGGTGAGaagagagctgctctgcctgctgaagAGCAGAGTGATACTGAGACACCTGATAGTTCAGCAGCAggttctgtttttccagagttCTGAGGCGCTGGTTCTTCTCCTCCAGAGACACTATCAGCCTAGAAGGGAAGCAAGCAACTCATTGCTACACGGTATCAGATTTTATAAACTCTCAGGActtgcagcacctcagggaaaaACTCCTCTGTCTGATGAGGTCTGTCTAAACAACTTGGCTGTTTGTTCTCCCTGCAGTCAAAGCCCAGCATGTGCCTACTCTGCTTTTGGCCCTAAAAGAACAGGGAGTTCCTGCCTACATGCCCTACCTTCTTTTTGAGGTGGGAATGTGAATACAAACCTAACAAAGTCTTGCAATGAAGACgccctccaggcaccggggcacaTTTTATGAGGAACCATGCAACAGAGCCGCTCTTGTTGCTGGGCTGCCTCCGAGGGCAATCTGGCCTAGATCAGCAATCAGGGCCTTCAGATGGTTCTGCCCAGAAAAAGCATCAGAGGCCAGGCTGATCCACATCCCAGAGGCTTCAAGTTACAGGACCCAAGGTGGAGCTGATGGATGTATCCAGCTCCTTACAATGCAGCTCGGGCAGTGTCAACACACCCACCTAAAAACACAATACCCCCTAGAGGGAAAGAGCTACCCCcaaatcctttctctgcagaaaacctctgtttgaagtcttaaaagtaaagaaaatgaaagacaacatcCAGACAAGGAGAAGTGTCTGCACGGAGAGTTCAGAATCTGCCActtaggaaatgctgccagagcccctggcaggtgcAAAGAGGGCAAAGAGGGAATCCATTCACCACAATGCAGAGTCCCACAGGCTTTCATTTACCTGGCTTTTTCACTCTCTAGGACATCCACCGAAGCctgcaattctgaattttgctgagccacttcttcccagcgattcctttccctcttcaaGGACTCCACATGCACTTGCAGCTCcttgttcagattttctgcctcctccaggaTCTTCTGGACGTGTTCAACCTCCGACAGCTTCTGCCTggactcttcctgggcctccctcacctcttgctgggctctctggacagTTGTTTCCCGGGACTCTcgggaggctgccagctgagatgtcaactctcccacctccagtcaaagggaacaaagcagtcaggggctgcagccacagcttgtcactgtcagccacagcacaggctgagaggaaaggcaaaggacaactttccatttctccctgtcctgagagcaccagattcACACTGGATATGGACAACTTGTTTCAGTCTCTAAGTGGCCCACCACCAagggcacctgaaaaagcacctcccaaaccaaggctggcaaggagaggccagcaggaatccatgctgatggttgctggccaacagcccagaggactagcccagctgtccagagcagcagctgagattcagcagagcactgtgtgtcctacagagcagctgccatggagcccccagagcccgagacagccccagggatcaccccaccagctgctgctctgccatggaaaagcaagaaggcCACAGACCCCTCGCTGCATGGCTGCCgtgccagtgctgtttcactcacctgcttttgtagagcctccctctgctcaaggagcagattcatttcctctttgaggCCGTGTAGCTCTTCCTTGTGCCTCCTCTGCACTGCCTGGACTTCACTGCgagcttcctgcagctcagcttgcaGATTTGCCTTGATGGTCTGGCAACAAAATGCAGAGCAACTTCCTGGGACCTGCCCTCAGGCTCAGCTTGTTCCACGTGCTGCCTCAAAATCCcattccttcagctgcttcttttggcttctctagccagctctgcttccactgcaagccttccttcctggggctgagctctggagcttaccaggctctgtgctcccagggcctGAAGCAGCCCTTGCCTCCtcagtcccaggagctgccttttgtgcccttgtccctgccctgccctctgttGCCTGCCTACTCACACTTACCTGCCCCTTCTCTTGCAGCTCTTTCacctcctgcctgagctgctggaccTGCTGGTGGGCTCGGCTGAGCTCTCCCTGAGTCTGGAGCAGTGCCTCTGATAAAGcactcttctccttctgctcttccagcagcacctgcaccgaaggaaagagcagagggcttcacacttctcctgcagcatccatgtggcagaggcaaagacTGATGGGCTCACGTGCTCTCACAGCActcggctgctgctcccctgggccactgcctgccccggggccaacacagcttcccaggaagtgaCTTAAAACACAGCCCAGAAGACATCTCTGAGTTACTGTTCAGAAATACTCCAGGCAagtctttaaaaagatttttctcttgtcaATG
It includes:
- the LOC137484433 gene encoding centrosome-associated protein CEP250-like, encoding MAIQCKDVELELRKTQAQRDHLRAHNQELLKQLEQSEQDLWEAAVKHTSRETALEKEACERQEEAVTLRQEVASLQRKLESLQKERMDVLHGQELNQQHMRDVEEKNEMHAAELRYHKENTQEWEVEREGEQEELEHGAASLKKWRENTQVLSAALKKSEIAKGTLMKHLYILMGKSGIQEGTGIDLQSTPGSLNYSSAVSHEEVSQEQDSSSCSLEQLGPESSGQGHALAQVCREQELLGQKADLEGRLAAMEWLQQDLSRQLEETRSAKESLESRLSAAQQQISQLETTRNHLEAQVLTVTQAKEVIEGEVKCLQDELEAERSLRRQEREDTAQQLLQAEQQHHESLRLQGTAQQLEIKKLLQDLASERERHRAEMQETLEQWEKEKAEREQEHKKVLFEMRQKDATLLAQQEELRRFENAKRQVFTAKVSL